GCGCGGCGGCGGCTCCTACGACCGGGTGCTGGCCCGGCTGGAGCGCGCCGGGGCCCGTCCCCGGCTGGTGGTGCTGCTGTACGACACGGAGGTCGTCGACCGGGTCCCGGCCGAGGCGCACGACCGGCCGGTGCACGCGGTGGTGACGCCGTCCGGGGTGCGCCGCTTCGGCCGGTAGGCGGCCGGTGGACAGGGGAACGGCCCTCCACGCGTGCGCGGAGGGCCGTTCCGGGGTGATCGCGGCGGCTACGGCTGGAGGACCAGCGTGTCGCTCGTGCTCTTGTCGACCGCCTTGGCGGAGTACGACCAGGGCAGCAGCTCACCCTTGGACCACTTGTCCGTCTGGTCCGTGTAGTGGGCGCTGAAGGCGTGCCCGGAGGCGCCGGTCAGGTTGATCCACTTGGACTTGTCGAGGTCGGCGAGGTTGACCACCATCCGCATCGACGGCACCCAGACGACGTTGTAGCCGCCGGCCGCGTTCCAGCCGGTCGCGTCCACCGCGGCCTCGCCGCCGTTGAGCTTCCAGGGGCCGCGGTTGAGCAGGTACTGGAGCGCCTTCGGGCCGTCGGTGCCGAGCGTCTGGTTCTTCAGGAACAGGCGGTGCAGCCGGCCCCAGCTCCAGGTGTCGATGTCCTTGCCGAGCTTGGCGGTCAGCTCCCAGCGGGCGTCGATCATGGCGCGGGCGAAGAGCTGGTCCATGTTGGCGGCCGGCGGGCGGGTGCCCGCCTTGGGGGTCTTCCACCAGTCGCTGTCCGGCTTGTTCATCAGGTTGCGCACGACCTCGAACCAGCGGTCGCCGCCGTCCGGCTGCGCCTGGTCGTCGGCGCGCTGGCCGCACTCGCGCACCTTGGTGTCGTCGTCGACGGGACCGGTGCTGTCGATCTTGTCGACCCACAGGCACTGGCCCTTGACGCGCAGCTCCTTGGGGAGCTTGTTGCCGAAGGCGAGCTTGAGGATGTTGCGCCAGACGGCGTTGAAGTACGCGGCGGCCGCCGAGTCGGAGTCCTGGGTGTAGTCCCAGCCCTCCAGCAGCTTCTGCGCGTCGCGCACGTTCTTGTCGTCCAGGTTGATCTTCAGCAGCTTCGGCACCAGCAGCTTGGCGATCTCGCTGCTGTCGTCCAGCTGCATCTGCCGCATGTCGTCGGTGGAGATCTTGCCGCCGCCCTTGATCTTGGACTCGATCAGGTCGGTGATCCGCTGGCTGCGGGTGCCGTAGCCCCAGTCGGTGGTCAGGGTGTACGGGTACTTGTCCTTGTCGACCACGGCCTGGTTGGCGGTGACGATGTAGCCGCGCTTGGGATCGAGCTCGTACGGCAGCTCGTCCTGCTGGATGAAGCCGGTCCAGCGGTACTGCGGGTCCCAGCCCGGCGCGGGCACGGAGCCGTCGTCGGCGGCGGAGCGCGTGGGGATCTTGCCGGGCAGCGTGTAGCCGATGTGGCCGCGGGTGTCGGCGTAGACCAGGTTCTGCGAGGGGACGTCGAACTTGGCGGCCGCGGCGCGGAAGTCGGTCCAGCCGGCCGCCTTGTCGAGTGCGAACACGGCGTCCATGGAGGTGCCGGGGTCGAGCGCGGTCCACCGCAGGGCGATGCCGTAGCCGTCGCCGCGGTCCGGGGCCGCGGTGTTGACCGTGGCCTTCTTGCCGACCTGGACCAGTTCGTCGTCGCGGTCGGACAGCAGCGGCATCCCGTCCTGGGTCTGCCGCACCACGATCTTCTTCGGGGCGCCGCCGGCGACCTTGATGGTCTCCTCGCGGGTCTTGAAGGGCCGCACCTTGCCGCCGTACTGGTAGCCGCCCGCGGTGACCTTCTCCAGGTAGAGGTCGGAGACGTCCACCCCGGAGTTGGTCATGCCCCAGGCGATGTCGCCGTTGTGGCCGATGATCACACCGGGCATGCCGGCGAACGTGTAACCGGTGACGTCGTACTGGCACTTGGCCGACACGGTCCGGCAGTGCAGGCCCATCTGGTACCAGACGCCCGGCAGGGACGCCTCCAGGTGCGGGTCGTTGGCCAGCAGCGGCTTGCCGGTGATGGTGTACTTCCCGGCGACGACCCAGGAGTTGGAGCCGATGCCCTGGCCGTTCACGCCGACGGCGGTCGGGAGGTTGTCCAGGGCGTTGTAGAGGCCCCCCAGCTGGCTCGTGAGGCCCGAACCGGTGCCGGTGGAGGTTCCGGTGCCGGTCGTGCCCGTGGTGCCCGTGGACGAGCCCGTGGCGCCGGTCGTGCCGCTGCCGGTCGTGCCCGTGGTCCCCGTGCCCGTCGTACCGGTCGTGCCCGTGGTCCCCGTGCCCGCCGTGCCCGTGCCGACGGGCGTGCCCGCTCCGGCGCTCTGCTCGAAGCTCTTGGTCAGCGCGCTGTACTGGCCTTCCTGCACGATCGGCTTGTTGCGGCTGTAGGGGTAGTCCGGGTAGAGGTCCCGGATCTGCTGCGGGCCGAGCCGGCTCGTCATCAGGGCGCGGTCGATCTCGTCCTGCATGTTGCCGCGCAGGTCCCACGCCATCGCCTTCAGCCAGGAGACCGAGTCGACCGGGGTCCACTGCTCGGGCTTGTAGTCGTTGGTCAGGTTGAGGGCGGCGTACTCCAGGGAGATGTCCTTGCCGTCCTTGCCCTTCAGGTAGGCGTTGACGCCCTTGGAGTAGGCGTCCAGGTACCGCTTGGTGGCGGCCGACAGCTTGGTGTCGTACTCCTGCTTCGCCACCCGGTCCCAGCCCATGGTGCGCAGGAACTCGTCGTTCTTGACCTGGCTCTTGCCGAACATCTCCGACAGGCGCCCGGCGGTCATGTGCCGGCGCACGTCCATCTCGTAGAACCGGTCCTGCGCCTGGACGTAGCCCTGCGCCATGAACAGGTCCGCGTCCGAGGACGCGTAGATCTGCGGGATGCCGTTGGCGTCCCGCTTGACGTCGACCGGGCCCGACAGACCGTCGAGCTTGATCGTTCCGGTGGTCTGCGGCAGGGAGGCGCGCACCGTGCTGACCGACCAGTACCCGCCGTAGGCGATGCCTGCGATGACGGCCATGACCAGCAGCAGTACGAGCAGTCGGGCTCTTCGCCCCTTCTTCCTGCCGGACTTGGCGGGCGCGGCACCGGTGGTGGCGGTGTCACCCGTTGTGGCGGTGGTGTTCGGGGGCATCGCTGTCCTTGCTGTCCTAACGCGAGCGGCAGGTCGGGCTGTGACTTTGAATGAGCGCTGGAGCAACCATAGGCGCAGGACCCCGTCCGCCTTGACGCGGAGTCGGGAACGAACGCGCACGAGCGTTCGGTCATCCCTGGAGAACGTCAAGAAAGCGTCAAGAATTAGGTAAGGTAACGAAGTACTTGGATGCGGTCCGCCGCAGCCTCGGATCTTGTGTTCGCGCCGTCCGCGCGTCCCCGCGCCCGGGCCAAGGAAGGGAAGCGCCGCTGACTGTTCACCACCTCAACCAGCTCCTGCTCGTCTGCTCCCTCGTCCTGCTCGTCGCCGTCGCGGCGGTGCGGATCTCCTCGCGCAGCGGGCTCCCCAGCCTGCTCGTCTACCTGGGGATCGGCGTCGTCATGGGCCAGGACGGCCTGGGCCACATCCGCTTCGACAGCGCCGCCGTGACGCAGGTCATGGGTTACGCGGCCCTGGTCGTGATCCTCGCCGAGGGCGGTCTCGGCACGAAATGGAAGGAGATCCGGCCGGTCCTGTCGTCCGCCTCCGTCCTCGCCACCGGGGGCGTCGCGGTCAGTGTCGGGGTCACCGCGGCGGGCGCGCACTATCTGGTCGGGCTGGACTGGCGGCAGGCCCTCATCGTCGGCGCGGTGGTGTCCTCGACGGACGCGGCGGCCGTCTTCTCCGTGCTGCGCAGGATTCCGCTGCCGTCCCGGGTGACCGGCACCCTGGAGGCGGAGTCCGGCTTCAACGACGCCCCGGTGGTCATCCTGGTCGTCGCCTTCTCCACGGCCGGACCGGTCGAGCACTGGTACCTGCTGCTGGGCGAGATAGCCCTGGAGCTGGCCATAGGCGCGGCCGTCGGGCTCGCGGTGGGCTTCGCCGGCTCCTGGGGGCTCAGGCACGTGGCGCTGCCCGCCTCCGGTCTCTACCCGATCGCCGTCATGGCCATCGCCATCTCGGCGTACGCGGCCGGCGCCCTGGGGCACGGCAGCGGCTTCCTCGCGGTCTACCTGGCCTCGATGGTGCTGGGCAACGCCAAGCTCCCGCACTGGCCGGCCACCCGCGGCTTCGCCGAGGGACTCGGCTGGATCGCCCAGATCGGCATGTTCGTCCTGCTCGGCCTGCTGGTCACCCCGCACGAACTGGGCGACGACGTCGTGCCCGCCCTGGTGATCGGGCTGGTGCTGACCATGGTGGCCCGCCCGCTCAGCGTGGTGCTCAGCCTGACGCCGTTCCGGGTGCCCTGGCAGGAGCAGACCCTGATGTCCTGGGCCGGGCTGCGCGGCGCCGTGCCCATCATCCTGGCGACGATCCCCATGGTGAACGGCGTCGAGGGCAGCCGGAGCATCTTCAACATCGTCTTCGTCCTGGTCGTCGTCTACACCCTGGTGCAGGGACCGACCCTGCCCTGGCTGGCACGCAAGCTGCGGCTCGGCGAGAAGGGCGAGGCCGCCGACCTCGGCATCGAGTCGGCGCCCCTGGAGCGGCTGCGCGGGCACCTGCTGTCCGTGACCATCCCGGAGGAGTCGCGGATGCACGGCGTGGAGATCGCCGAGCTGCGGCTGCCGTCGGGTTCCGCGGTCACCCTCGTCGTCCGGGAGGGAAAATCGTTCGTTCCGCTGCCCAGCACGGTGCTGCGGCGCGGCGACGAACTCCTGGTGGTCGCCACCGACCCGGTGCGCGACGCGGCGGAGCGACGGCTGCGCGCG
This Streptomyces misionensis DNA region includes the following protein-coding sequences:
- a CDS encoding penicillin acylase family protein is translated as MPPNTTATTGDTATTGAAPAKSGRKKGRRARLLVLLLVMAVIAGIAYGGYWSVSTVRASLPQTTGTIKLDGLSGPVDVKRDANGIPQIYASSDADLFMAQGYVQAQDRFYEMDVRRHMTAGRLSEMFGKSQVKNDEFLRTMGWDRVAKQEYDTKLSAATKRYLDAYSKGVNAYLKGKDGKDISLEYAALNLTNDYKPEQWTPVDSVSWLKAMAWDLRGNMQDEIDRALMTSRLGPQQIRDLYPDYPYSRNKPIVQEGQYSALTKSFEQSAGAGTPVGTGTAGTGTTGTTGTTGTGTTGTTGSGTTGATGSSTGTTGTTGTGTSTGTGSGLTSQLGGLYNALDNLPTAVGVNGQGIGSNSWVVAGKYTITGKPLLANDPHLEASLPGVWYQMGLHCRTVSAKCQYDVTGYTFAGMPGVIIGHNGDIAWGMTNSGVDVSDLYLEKVTAGGYQYGGKVRPFKTREETIKVAGGAPKKIVVRQTQDGMPLLSDRDDELVQVGKKATVNTAAPDRGDGYGIALRWTALDPGTSMDAVFALDKAAGWTDFRAAAAKFDVPSQNLVYADTRGHIGYTLPGKIPTRSAADDGSVPAPGWDPQYRWTGFIQQDELPYELDPKRGYIVTANQAVVDKDKYPYTLTTDWGYGTRSQRITDLIESKIKGGGKISTDDMRQMQLDDSSEIAKLLVPKLLKINLDDKNVRDAQKLLEGWDYTQDSDSAAAAYFNAVWRNILKLAFGNKLPKELRVKGQCLWVDKIDSTGPVDDDTKVRECGQRADDQAQPDGGDRWFEVVRNLMNKPDSDWWKTPKAGTRPPAANMDQLFARAMIDARWELTAKLGKDIDTWSWGRLHRLFLKNQTLGTDGPKALQYLLNRGPWKLNGGEAAVDATGWNAAGGYNVVWVPSMRMVVNLADLDKSKWINLTGASGHAFSAHYTDQTDKWSKGELLPWSYSAKAVDKSTSDTLVLQP
- a CDS encoding potassium/proton antiporter, translated to MDAVRRSLGSCVRAVRASPRPGQGREAPLTVHHLNQLLLVCSLVLLVAVAAVRISSRSGLPSLLVYLGIGVVMGQDGLGHIRFDSAAVTQVMGYAALVVILAEGGLGTKWKEIRPVLSSASVLATGGVAVSVGVTAAGAHYLVGLDWRQALIVGAVVSSTDAAAVFSVLRRIPLPSRVTGTLEAESGFNDAPVVILVVAFSTAGPVEHWYLLLGEIALELAIGAAVGLAVGFAGSWGLRHVALPASGLYPIAVMAIAISAYAAGALGHGSGFLAVYLASMVLGNAKLPHWPATRGFAEGLGWIAQIGMFVLLGLLVTPHELGDDVVPALVIGLVLTMVARPLSVVLSLTPFRVPWQEQTLMSWAGLRGAVPIILATIPMVNGVEGSRSIFNIVFVLVVVYTLVQGPTLPWLARKLRLGEKGEAADLGIESAPLERLRGHLLSVTIPEESRMHGVEIAELRLPSGSAVTLVVREGKSFVPLPSTVLRRGDELLVVATDPVRDAAERRLRAVAHGGKLASWLGTDGAEAGGSGTGKR